In Nostoc sp. GT001, a genomic segment contains:
- a CDS encoding xanthine dehydrogenase family protein subunit M — protein sequence MQPFSYKKAGQAENAVALVTPEVQAAYLAGGTSLIDLMKLNVQTPKQLVDINPLPLTKIEVQGNGVRIGAMASNSDVAYNPIIQERYPVLSEALLSGASPQLRNMASVGGNLLQRTRCYYFRDTAFPCNKRVPGSGCPAIEGYNRIHAIFGGSDRCIATHPSDMAVAMIALDAVVQTRGPKGERSIPLVDFHLVPGNTPERETVLEHGELIVAVDLPALNFAKRSHYLKVRDRASYAFAMTSVAAALDIQNGIIRSARIALGGVGTKPWRAFEAEKVLLNKPANQATFQAAALAAIAGAKPQKYNGFKIELAKRTIVKALTTVGGMA from the coding sequence CAAGCAGAGAATGCCGTGGCTTTGGTGACTCCAGAGGTGCAAGCTGCTTACTTGGCAGGGGGTACAAGCTTAATTGATTTGATGAAGCTGAATGTACAAACGCCAAAACAGTTAGTTGACATTAACCCACTACCGCTAACCAAGATAGAAGTACAGGGTAACGGCGTGCGGATTGGAGCAATGGCAAGCAATAGCGATGTTGCTTATAATCCGATAATTCAAGAGCGTTACCCGGTGCTGTCGGAGGCGTTGCTGTCTGGGGCATCGCCGCAACTGCGAAATATGGCAAGTGTGGGCGGCAATTTACTGCAACGTACCCGTTGTTACTACTTCCGCGACACCGCCTTCCCCTGCAATAAGCGCGTTCCTGGTTCAGGTTGTCCGGCAATCGAGGGTTATAACCGCATTCATGCGATTTTTGGTGGTAGCGATCGCTGTATTGCCACCCATCCTTCTGATATGGCGGTGGCAATGATTGCACTCGATGCCGTTGTGCAAACACGCGGGCCGAAGGGAGAGCGCAGTATTCCGCTGGTAGATTTTCATCTCGTACCGGGTAATACGCCAGAAAGGGAGACGGTTCTAGAACACGGAGAGTTAATTGTTGCTGTTGATTTACCTGCTTTAAACTTCGCAAAGCGATCGCACTATTTAAAAGTCCGCGATCGCGCCTCCTATGCTTTTGCAATGACATCGGTTGCGGCGGCATTAGATATTCAAAATGGGATTATTCGCTCGGCACGCATTGCCCTTGGTGGCGTTGGTACAAAGCCTTGGCGCGCCTTTGAAGCGGAAAAAGTGCTTCTGAACAAGCCTGCAAACCAAGCAACATTTCAAGCAGCAGCGTTGGCGGCGATCGCCGGTGCTAAACCTCAAAAATACAACGGCTTTAAGATCGAACTCGCTAAACGCACAATTGTTAAGGCGCTGACAACGGTGGGAGGGATGGCATGA
- a CDS encoding xanthine dehydrogenase family protein molybdopterin-binding subunit: MNTGDKNIVVGKPLNRVDGRLKVTGGARYAAEFPVAKMTYGVTIQSAIAKGKIAQIDTKAAEKVPGVLAVITHLNAPKAFGEKGGGHKVQVLQDNIVLYSGQHIGVVVADTFERAMYAASLVQVRYDEEKPTINMRENLTKAYLPKGKIPGDEPPDSSHGNVNQGLAAAAVRVEQTYTTPVENHNPMEPHATTAVWQGDELLLYDATQGIFSTQKKVAEVLGIEPEKVRIMSYYVGGGFGCKGSAWSHVPLAAIAAKQVNRPVKLVLGRIQMYGPVGFRPETIQQVSLGATRDGKLTALRHAGTSQTSTFDEFIEPVGKSARMLYASPNIETSHHLVKLDQGTPTYMRAPGEASGSFALESAMDELAYALNIDPVELRLRNYAEVDPSKKLPWSSKSLRECYKLGSEKFGWQKRNPQPRSMRDGNYLIGWGMATATYPTNRSPASAIAQIMADGTAVVLSGSQDIGTGTYTVMTQVAADALGLPVNKVRFELGDTKMPQTPISGGSQTAASVSSAVHLAGNQARSQLLQLALADQKSPLYGSKAEDVIARDGSFFLKNKSSASETYQAILARHGKKMLEARADAKPGEEQKKFSMHSFGAQFAEVRVEPDLGEVRVTRWVGTFGVGRILNAKTANSQMIGGIIYGIGMALMEHTLTDPNRGRVVNHDLGEYHVPVNADVPDIEVLFVDEDDPHINPLGVKGIGEIGITGAAAAIANAVYHATGKRVRDLPITLDKLL, encoded by the coding sequence ATGAATACTGGGGATAAAAATATAGTTGTCGGCAAACCGCTCAATCGAGTTGATGGACGGCTTAAGGTGACTGGTGGCGCACGTTACGCGGCTGAGTTTCCGGTCGCAAAAATGACTTATGGCGTGACAATTCAAAGTGCGATCGCTAAAGGGAAGATTGCTCAAATCGATACCAAGGCGGCGGAAAAAGTACCGGGTGTGCTAGCAGTAATTACCCACCTTAACGCGCCCAAAGCTTTTGGAGAAAAGGGCGGCGGTCATAAGGTGCAAGTCCTGCAAGATAACATTGTGCTGTATAGCGGTCAGCATATTGGTGTCGTCGTTGCCGATACTTTTGAACGAGCGATGTATGCTGCCTCACTCGTACAAGTTCGCTATGACGAAGAGAAACCAACTATTAATATGCGGGAGAATCTCACTAAAGCATACTTGCCTAAAGGTAAAATCCCTGGAGACGAGCCGCCCGATTCATCACATGGCAATGTCAACCAGGGACTAGCGGCGGCGGCTGTCCGCGTCGAGCAAACTTATACTACCCCAGTGGAAAATCATAATCCAATGGAGCCTCATGCCACAACAGCAGTTTGGCAAGGCGATGAACTGCTGCTGTATGACGCAACTCAGGGAATTTTTTCGACTCAAAAAAAAGTTGCGGAGGTATTAGGAATTGAGCCTGAGAAAGTCCGCATTATGTCTTACTATGTGGGCGGTGGCTTCGGTTGCAAAGGGTCGGCTTGGTCGCACGTGCCGCTAGCGGCGATCGCCGCAAAGCAAGTTAATCGCCCCGTGAAATTAGTTTTGGGACGGATACAGATGTATGGGCCTGTGGGCTTTCGACCGGAGACAATTCAACAGGTTTCTCTCGGTGCAACCCGCGATGGCAAATTGACTGCTTTGCGACACGCCGGCACTTCCCAGACTTCAACTTTCGATGAATTTATCGAACCTGTTGGTAAAAGCGCCCGGATGCTTTACGCAAGCCCGAATATCGAGACTAGCCACCATCTAGTTAAACTCGATCAAGGAACACCAACTTATATGCGCGCCCCAGGCGAAGCTTCTGGGTCGTTTGCCTTAGAATCGGCAATGGACGAACTGGCTTATGCGCTGAATATCGATCCGGTGGAACTGCGTCTGCGTAACTATGCTGAAGTCGATCCTAGTAAAAAACTCCCTTGGTCGAGCAAGTCATTGAGAGAGTGTTACAAATTGGGATCAGAAAAATTTGGCTGGCAAAAGCGCAATCCTCAGCCTCGCTCAATGCGAGATGGTAATTATTTAATTGGTTGGGGTATGGCGACAGCTACTTATCCTACCAACCGTTCCCCAGCATCAGCGATCGCTCAAATTATGGCAGATGGTACAGCCGTTGTCCTGAGCGGTTCGCAAGATATTGGTACGGGAACTTATACTGTCATGACTCAAGTCGCAGCTGATGCACTCGGTCTACCAGTTAACAAAGTCCGGTTTGAACTAGGCGATACCAAGATGCCACAAACCCCTATTTCTGGTGGTTCCCAAACCGCCGCCAGTGTGAGTTCAGCCGTACATTTAGCGGGAAATCAAGCACGCAGTCAGCTTTTACAACTAGCACTTGCCGATCAAAAATCGCCGCTTTATGGTTCAAAGGCTGAGGATGTGATTGCGCGAGATGGCAGCTTTTTCTTAAAAAATAAATCGTCTGCAAGCGAAACATATCAGGCAATCTTGGCACGACATGGAAAGAAAATGCTCGAAGCGCGTGCAGATGCCAAGCCTGGAGAGGAACAAAAGAAGTTCTCAATGCACTCATTTGGAGCGCAGTTTGCCGAAGTGCGCGTTGAGCCTGATTTGGGTGAAGTGCGAGTAACCCGGTGGGTAGGAACTTTTGGCGTGGGACGCATCCTCAACGCTAAAACAGCCAACAGTCAAATGATCGGTGGGATTATTTATGGCATCGGCATGGCGTTAATGGAACACACGCTAACAGACCCGAACCGAGGACGCGTTGTCAACCATGATTTAGGTGAATATCACGTACCAGTGAATGCAGACGTTCCTGATATTGAGGTGTTGTTTGTGGATGAAGACGATCCACATATCAACCCGCTTGGTGTCAAAGGAATTGGTGAAATTGGCATTACCGGCGCTGCGGCAGCGATCGCTAATGCAGTCTATCATGCCACCGGTAAGCGCGTCCGCGATTTGCCAATTACTTTAGACAAACTGCTGTAG
- a CDS encoding phosphate ABC transporter ATP-binding protein: MKSANIATGIVAPLIETENLTLQYGQKTAFANVNLSVNLGEILALVGPSGCGKTSFLSCLNRLTDMIPQCRVKGRIRIGSLEVLNAKTNANALRRQVGMIFQKPNPFPLSIWKNLELPLREHGIRKEQIDAIVETSLKDVGLWDEVKDRLQTSALALSGGQQQRLCIARALALQPEILLLDEPCSALDPIASGIVEDLITSLRQRYTLLIVTHNLAQAKRIADRVALFWVQSGVGQLIESGSVEQIFEYPQHPLTAAYVTGARG; the protein is encoded by the coding sequence ATGAAATCAGCAAATATCGCTACTGGAATTGTTGCACCGTTGATTGAAACGGAGAACTTAACTCTGCAATACGGTCAAAAAACCGCATTTGCTAATGTCAATTTGAGTGTGAATCTGGGGGAAATTTTAGCATTGGTGGGGCCTTCTGGTTGTGGAAAAACTAGCTTTTTGAGTTGCTTAAATCGGTTGACAGACATGATTCCTCAGTGTCGAGTCAAAGGGCGAATTCGCATAGGTAGTTTAGAAGTGCTAAATGCCAAAACGAATGCGAACGCGCTGCGGCGGCAAGTTGGGATGATTTTCCAAAAGCCTAATCCTTTTCCTTTATCAATTTGGAAAAATCTGGAATTACCTTTGCGAGAACATGGTATCCGTAAAGAACAAATCGATGCGATCGTCGAGACAAGCCTGAAAGATGTTGGACTTTGGGATGAAGTCAAAGACCGATTGCAAACCTCTGCCTTAGCACTTTCTGGCGGACAACAGCAAAGGTTGTGCATAGCTAGAGCCTTGGCTTTGCAACCAGAAATCCTGTTATTGGATGAACCTTGTAGCGCCCTCGATCCAATTGCCAGTGGAATAGTTGAAGACTTAATTACTAGTTTGCGTCAGCGTTATACCTTGCTGATTGTGACGCATAACTTAGCGCAAGCCAAGCGCATCGCGGATCGAGTTGCTCTGTTTTGGGTGCAGTCAGGTGTTGGGCAATTGATTGAGTCAGGTTCAGTAGAGCAAATTTTTGAGTACCCCCAACATCCCTTAACAGCAGCTTATGTCACGGGTGCAAGGGGTTGA
- the pstA gene encoding phosphate ABC transporter permease PstA translates to MGEPVVSPKDWLLTIIVWTTAALVTGIFLWILSDILWHGIGHLTWKFLTTEPENAGREGGITSILVSTFLIMAVCMAVSIPIGVGTAVLLAEFTPVDSWFAGLVRRSLDVLAGVPSIVFGLFGNVFFCQVLGLGFSILSGGLTLGCMVLPILIRSTEEGFRAVPNEYRLGAAALGFSRTTTLFQLLLPAAVPGLVVGLVLGIGRAIAETAALIFTSGYVDRMPESLLDSGRALSIHIFDLSMNVSGGDANAYASALVLLVSLLVINGTAAWIADNWLHRRIFSG, encoded by the coding sequence ATGGGTGAACCTGTTGTAAGTCCTAAAGATTGGTTGCTAACAATCATTGTTTGGACAACTGCTGCCCTAGTTACTGGTATCTTCCTTTGGATACTCAGTGATATCCTTTGGCATGGGATAGGACACTTGACGTGGAAATTTCTGACAACTGAGCCAGAAAATGCTGGCAGAGAAGGGGGAATTACCAGCATTCTTGTTTCCACTTTTCTGATTATGGCAGTGTGTATGGCAGTTTCTATCCCCATTGGTGTTGGTACAGCCGTTTTACTGGCAGAATTCACCCCCGTGGATAGTTGGTTTGCTGGGTTGGTGCGGCGTAGTTTAGATGTACTGGCAGGAGTTCCCTCTATAGTCTTTGGGTTGTTTGGCAACGTTTTCTTTTGTCAAGTTTTGGGGCTGGGATTTTCTATTTTGTCGGGAGGATTGACTTTGGGGTGTATGGTGCTACCAATTTTAATTCGCTCTACAGAAGAAGGATTTCGCGCTGTTCCCAATGAGTATAGATTAGGAGCCGCAGCCCTTGGTTTTTCCCGTACGACAACGTTATTTCAACTGTTGTTACCTGCTGCTGTCCCTGGTTTGGTTGTGGGATTGGTGCTGGGTATTGGTCGAGCGATCGCAGAGACGGCAGCTTTAATTTTTACTAGTGGTTACGTAGATAGAATGCCAGAATCACTGCTAGATTCCGGGCGTGCCCTCTCGATTCATATTTTTGATTTATCAATGAACGTCTCTGGCGGAGATGCCAATGCTTACGCCTCAGCATTAGTCTTGCTGGTATCACTGCTGGTGATTAATGGTACAGCAGCATGGATTGCAGATAATTGGTTGCACAGGAGAATTTTTTCTGGATGA
- the pstC gene encoding phosphate ABC transporter permease subunit PstC: MILESLPVLNHVGITRFFTDSSWNPTAGLYNLLPMLLGTFLAMVGSVAIATPVGILSAVFCQFYAPPVMARLYRRLIELLAGIPSVVYGFWGLVVLVPMIGRIHPPGPSLLAGIAILTVMILPTIALVADASFAKVPTSYLQGAAALGLSRWATISRVVLPAAKSGLFTGLILETGRAVGETMAILMVCGNVVQMPKSIFDPIRTLTANIALEMAYATGDHRSALFVSGLVLMGMIVLLVAVAEVISQGKIYG, encoded by the coding sequence TTGATTCTGGAGTCTCTACCAGTCCTCAATCATGTTGGAATAACACGTTTTTTTACAGACTCTTCCTGGAACCCAACCGCCGGATTATATAATCTCTTACCGATGTTATTGGGTACATTTTTGGCAATGGTTGGCTCAGTAGCGATCGCGACACCTGTAGGAATTCTATCTGCGGTTTTTTGTCAATTCTACGCCCCACCAGTAATGGCGCGGTTATACCGTCGCTTAATTGAACTATTAGCAGGAATTCCTTCTGTAGTTTATGGTTTTTGGGGATTGGTGGTGCTGGTTCCCATGATTGGTAGGATACATCCACCTGGGCCAAGTTTACTCGCGGGTATTGCCATTCTCACGGTGATGATTTTGCCAACAATAGCCCTTGTAGCCGATGCTAGTTTCGCGAAAGTCCCAACTTCTTACCTTCAAGGAGCAGCAGCTTTAGGATTATCCCGTTGGGCAACTATCTCTAGAGTCGTGCTTCCTGCTGCCAAATCTGGATTATTCACAGGCTTAATTTTAGAAACAGGTCGAGCAGTTGGCGAAACAATGGCTATTTTGATGGTGTGTGGCAATGTAGTCCAAATGCCAAAAAGTATATTTGACCCCATCCGCACGTTGACGGCTAATATTGCTCTGGAAATGGCTTATGCCACAGGAGATCACCGTTCGGCGTTGTTTGTTAGCGGTTTAGTCTTGATGGGAATGATTGTGCTGTTAGTTGCGGTTGCGGAAGTCATCAGCCAAGGAAAAATATATGGGTGA
- a CDS encoding phosphate ABC transporter substrate-binding protein: MKNSQILPLAIGLATCIWLQGCSSANRDANNPNQLQGKLVLTGSSTIAPLAAEIGKRFESQHPGARVDVQSGGSSRGVSDARQGVANVGMVSRALLKPEENDLKAFSIARDGVTVILYKDNPVKSLNDKQVVDIYTGKVTNWKQVGGTDGAITVVNKAEGRSTLELFTHYFKLKNTDIKAQVVIGDNQQGIKTVAGNPNAIGYVSIGSAENSAANGVAIKLLPVNEIAATTANVQNGTFPISRPLNLVTKTQPQGLTKAFLDFAQSQQVNDIVQKQNFVVVSK; this comes from the coding sequence ATGAAAAATTCTCAAATTTTACCTCTGGCGATTGGGTTGGCTACCTGTATTTGGTTACAAGGCTGTTCATCAGCGAATCGAGATGCAAATAATCCAAATCAGCTTCAGGGAAAACTAGTACTTACTGGCTCCAGTACAATTGCACCGTTAGCGGCTGAAATTGGCAAGCGTTTTGAATCTCAGCATCCAGGTGCGCGAGTTGATGTGCAATCAGGAGGGTCTTCGCGTGGGGTTTCTGATGCTCGTCAAGGTGTCGCTAATGTTGGCATGGTTTCCCGTGCCTTGTTGAAGCCAGAAGAAAACGATTTAAAAGCATTTTCTATCGCTCGTGATGGAGTGACGGTAATTCTTTACAAAGACAATCCAGTAAAATCGCTCAACGACAAGCAAGTTGTAGATATTTACACAGGCAAGGTGACGAACTGGAAACAAGTGGGAGGTACAGATGGAGCGATTACAGTTGTTAACAAAGCCGAAGGACGTTCCACTTTAGAATTATTTACCCATTATTTCAAACTGAAAAATACAGATATCAAAGCCCAAGTAGTAATTGGTGACAATCAGCAGGGAATTAAGACAGTTGCAGGAAACCCCAATGCCATTGGTTATGTATCTATCGGGTCAGCAGAAAATAGTGCAGCCAATGGAGTAGCTATTAAGCTGCTACCTGTAAATGAGATAGCTGCAACAACAGCCAACGTCCAGAATGGGACTTTTCCGATTTCTCGTCCACTTAACTTAGTAACCAAAACCCAACCTCAAGGATTGACAAAAGCATTTCTTGATTTCGCGCAATCACAACAGGTAAATGACATTGTTCAAAAGCAAAACTTTGTCGTCGTCTCTAAATGA
- a CDS encoding metalloregulator ArsR/SmtB family transcription factor: MKNSSKKQVDCVEKLKVLADETRLAVLELLIDSPKHVGEMNAILGLEQSLLSHHLQVLRRSQLVVQSRNGKAILYRLAPEVEVTTGKALNLGCCVLCFN; this comes from the coding sequence ATGAAAAATAGCAGCAAGAAGCAGGTTGACTGCGTAGAAAAGCTGAAGGTACTGGCAGATGAAACTCGTCTAGCAGTATTAGAACTTCTGATCGACAGTCCCAAACACGTCGGAGAAATGAATGCAATTTTGGGCTTGGAACAAAGCTTGCTCTCCCATCATTTACAAGTTCTGCGTCGCTCCCAGTTGGTTGTGCAATCGCGTAATGGCAAAGCAATTCTCTACCGCCTGGCTCCAGAGGTGGAAGTAACTACTGGCAAAGCTTTGAACCTTGGCTGTTGTGTCCTCTGTTTTAACTAA
- the yidD gene encoding membrane protein insertion efficiency factor YidD: protein MRDVTRFIDNSHYATKRRGKSILRFRPTKTGFGFIKKGLPFRLLSLLDSSLRSVAIRIIGVYQRHLSPRKGYSCAHRIVHGGDSCSEYVKNVLADKSLFESTLLARQRFRECNIAYISSKNRVVGSKVPVIGPTFDCDPQMVGACCALLGIFQICSERRS from the coding sequence ATGAGAGATGTAACGCGATTTATTGATAATTCACACTACGCTACAAAGAGACGCGGTAAAAGTATTCTGCGTTTTAGACCAACAAAGACTGGCTTTGGCTTTATCAAAAAAGGTTTGCCTTTTAGATTGCTATCACTTCTTGACAGTTCACTACGTTCAGTTGCGATAAGGATTATCGGTGTTTATCAACGCCATCTCTCACCAAGGAAAGGCTATTCCTGCGCGCATCGAATTGTACATGGCGGTGACTCTTGTTCGGAGTACGTAAAGAATGTTCTTGCAGACAAGAGTCTGTTTGAGTCTACTCTTCTTGCTAGGCAAAGATTTAGAGAATGTAACATTGCATACATATCTTCTAAAAACCGAGTTGTTGGGTCTAAAGTCCCAGTTATTGGACCGACATTTGACTGCGATCCACAAATGGTTGGTGCATGCTGCGCTCTTCTTGGTATTTTTCAAATCTGTAGTGAAAGAAGATCCTAA
- a CDS encoding XdhC/CoxI family protein — protein sequence MNELQAILEGFQSSQKNGEITFLATVVKTQGSTYRRPGAKMLMTDTGRMIGTISAGCLENDVFEHTQQRMSDGEPIVITYDNTASEDILWGFGLGCNGTVQVLIERLEKESSPNAIAFMQECFHKKHLGIIATVFAFEGEVDVKLGSRLLLYPDGKMIADIKDPNLIQSLQLDTQTAFTNQKSSVKNYQLPLGSAEVFIEVIQPPTPLVIFGAGYDAIPVAQFAQALGWDVTVVDCRANEATKARFPIACDVILTRREIVQKQVFIDAHTVAVVMTHNYLDDLEILKMLLPSPAPYIGVLGLKARTEKLLEDLSLQGIRYTTEQLKRLHGPVGIDIGADTPEEIAIAIIAEIQAVLTNRNGNFLRNRNQPIHQCYESNSNLLLTT from the coding sequence ATGAACGAGTTACAAGCAATTTTAGAAGGCTTCCAATCAAGTCAAAAAAATGGTGAAATTACTTTTCTTGCTACTGTAGTCAAAACTCAAGGTTCAACCTATCGCCGACCGGGTGCCAAAATGTTGATGACAGATACAGGTCGGATGATTGGAACAATCAGCGCTGGTTGCTTGGAAAATGACGTATTTGAGCATACTCAACAACGAATGTCGGACGGCGAACCAATTGTTATTACTTACGATAACACCGCCTCAGAAGATATTCTTTGGGGCTTTGGTTTGGGGTGCAATGGGACAGTGCAAGTTCTCATCGAACGTCTTGAAAAAGAAAGTTCACCAAATGCGATCGCTTTTATGCAAGAGTGCTTTCATAAAAAACATTTGGGTATTATTGCTACAGTCTTTGCCTTTGAAGGCGAAGTAGATGTGAAACTTGGGTCGCGCTTACTGCTGTATCCTGATGGTAAAATGATCGCTGACATCAAAGATCCAAATTTAATTCAATCTCTGCAATTAGATACTCAAACAGCTTTTACTAATCAAAAGTCTAGTGTAAAAAACTATCAGTTACCTTTAGGCAGTGCAGAAGTTTTTATTGAAGTCATCCAACCACCCACGCCTTTAGTAATATTTGGTGCAGGTTATGACGCTATACCCGTAGCACAGTTTGCTCAAGCATTAGGTTGGGACGTTACTGTGGTCGATTGTCGAGCTAATGAGGCAACTAAAGCGCGATTTCCAATAGCTTGTGATGTGATTTTGACTCGGCGAGAAATTGTACAAAAACAGGTATTTATAGATGCCCACACAGTTGCTGTGGTCATGACGCATAATTACCTTGACGACTTGGAAATTTTGAAAATGCTGCTGCCATCTCCTGCACCCTACATAGGGGTTTTAGGGCTCAAAGCTCGTACTGAAAAATTACTTGAAGATTTATCTCTGCAAGGAATAAGGTATACTACTGAACAATTAAAAAGATTGCATGGCCCTGTTGGGATTGACATTGGAGCAGATACACCTGAAGAAATAGCGATCGCTATTATTGCAGAAATTCAAGCAGTGCTAACAAACCGCAATGGTAATTTTTTGAGAAATCGCAATCAACCAATTCACCAATGTTATGAAAGCAATTCAAACTTGCTACTTACCACATAG
- a CDS encoding nucleotidyltransferase family protein: MTAIDNDKSTIAIMILAAGASTRMGTPKQLLLYQGRSFLQYITEIAIASVCQPVVVVLGANAEQIHPQIKQLPVKVVKNLDWACGMSTSIKSGIELLNNLPQKIEAVVITLCDQPFVSPEIINQLVDAYYSTKKSIIACEYGDTLGVPALFNQTFFSELAALKETSGAKKVITNNLNEVFSIPFPRGDIDIDTPKNYEQLLSINRRVSGVS, translated from the coding sequence ATGACTGCTATAGACAACGATAAATCAACCATAGCCATTATGATTCTTGCTGCTGGTGCATCTACACGCATGGGTACACCGAAACAACTATTGCTTTACCAAGGGCGTAGTTTTTTACAATATATTACAGAAATTGCGATCGCTTCAGTTTGTCAACCTGTGGTAGTAGTACTTGGAGCCAATGCAGAACAGATCCATCCCCAAATTAAACAACTTCCCGTTAAAGTAGTTAAAAACTTGGATTGGGCTTGTGGAATGAGTACTTCAATCAAGAGTGGTATTGAATTGTTAAATAATCTTCCGCAAAAAATAGAAGCAGTAGTTATTACACTTTGCGACCAGCCATTTGTTTCTCCCGAAATTATCAATCAACTTGTTGATGCATATTATTCGACAAAAAAATCGATTATTGCTTGTGAATATGGCGATACATTAGGTGTACCTGCTCTATTTAATCAGACATTTTTTTCAGAACTTGCCGCTTTAAAAGAAACTTCAGGAGCAAAGAAAGTTATTACTAATAACCTCAATGAAGTCTTTTCTATTCCGTTTCCACGAGGAGATATCGATATTGATACACCAAAGAATTACGAACAATTACTATCAATTAATAGAAGAGTTTCTGGAGTATCTTGA
- a CDS encoding DUF4089 domain-containing protein, giving the protein MRREGFDVGEYVDLMGLLLDLQLTDEYRDGVVANFERIMTIANLVNSFPLPEEIEVAPVFEP; this is encoded by the coding sequence ATGAGAAGAGAAGGGTTTGATGTGGGTGAGTATGTCGATCTGATGGGGTTGTTGTTGGATTTGCAGTTAACAGATGAGTATCGAGATGGTGTGGTGGCAAATTTTGAGAGAATTATGACGATCGCTAATCTGGTAAATTCTTTCCCTTTACCAGAGGAAATCGAAGTTGCACCAGTTTTTGAACCATAA